A genomic window from Luteolibacter sp. LG18 includes:
- a CDS encoding tRNA threonylcarbamoyladenosine dehydratase: MSDDDYSLRFGGIGRLYGVAALERFRAARVAVIGIGGVGSWTVEALARSGIGHLTLVDLDEICVTNVNRQLHAMDGQVGRQKTEAMAERVRAISPTCDVQVLPTFFGEKNAAEILSQGFDYVVDAIDTVRQKSLLLAECKQRGIPVVTCGAAGGRRDPSRIRVADVAHTIHDALLMQVRKQLRAKHGFPKAVTGKKAKKFGIEAVFTEEAAVFPQCDGSVSTDKPQGSNLRLSCESGYGTAAPVTATFGLIAASRVLEALARS; encoded by the coding sequence GTGTCCGATGACGATTACTCGCTCCGCTTCGGCGGGATAGGTCGCCTGTATGGCGTGGCCGCGCTCGAACGTTTCCGTGCCGCCCGCGTGGCGGTGATCGGGATCGGGGGCGTGGGGTCGTGGACGGTGGAGGCGCTCGCGCGCTCCGGCATCGGGCATCTCACGCTGGTGGACCTCGATGAGATCTGCGTGACCAACGTGAACCGCCAGCTCCACGCGATGGATGGCCAGGTGGGGCGGCAGAAGACCGAGGCGATGGCGGAGCGGGTGCGGGCGATCTCGCCGACCTGCGATGTGCAGGTGCTGCCGACCTTTTTCGGGGAGAAGAACGCGGCGGAGATTCTGTCGCAGGGCTTCGATTACGTGGTGGATGCCATCGATACGGTGCGGCAGAAGTCGCTGCTGCTCGCGGAGTGCAAGCAGCGCGGGATTCCGGTAGTGACCTGCGGGGCCGCCGGTGGCCGGCGCGATCCCTCGCGGATCCGGGTGGCGGACGTGGCGCACACGATCCACGACGCGCTGCTGATGCAGGTGCGGAAGCAGCTCCGCGCGAAGCACGGGTTTCCGAAGGCCGTCACCGGCAAGAAGGCGAAGAAGTTCGGGATCGAGGCGGTGTTCACCGAGGAGGCCGCCGTGTTCCCGCAGTGCGATGGCAGCGTGTCCACGGACAAGCCGCAGGGTTCGAACCTGCGACTGAGCTGCGAGAGCGGCTACGGCACCGCCGCGCCGGTGACCGCGACCTTCGGGCTGATCGCCGCGAGCCGGGTGTTGGAGGCGTTGGCGAGGAGTTGA
- a CDS encoding NUDIX hydrolase: MNTPETLFTTRWLGVYRIGKWDFVRRPQTDSCVGILAETPEGEIVLIEQFRIPVQSTVIEIPAGLVGDEEEFAGEDLAETARRELLEETGYDAASVELLVRTPTSAGMTSEFTHLFHATGLVKKHEGGGVAGEKITVHLVPRAELRAWLKAKEAEGFVLDFKIHAALWLAGL; this comes from the coding sequence ATGAATACCCCTGAGACCCTTTTCACCACGCGCTGGCTGGGCGTTTACCGCATCGGCAAGTGGGATTTCGTGCGCCGTCCGCAGACGGATTCGTGCGTTGGCATTCTGGCGGAAACGCCGGAGGGAGAGATCGTCCTGATCGAACAGTTCCGGATTCCGGTGCAGTCTACGGTGATCGAGATTCCGGCGGGACTCGTTGGCGATGAAGAGGAATTCGCGGGCGAGGACCTCGCGGAAACGGCCCGCCGCGAGTTGCTGGAGGAGACCGGATACGATGCGGCGTCGGTGGAATTGCTGGTCCGCACGCCGACATCGGCGGGAATGACTTCGGAATTCACGCACTTGTTCCACGCCACCGGGCTGGTGAAGAAGCATGAGGGCGGGGGAGTGGCCGGAGAGAAGATCACGGTGCATCTGGTGCCGCGCGCGGAGCTCCGGGCCTGGCTGAAAGCGAAGGAAGCGGAGGGTTTCGTGCTCGATTTCAAGATCCACGCGGCGCTTTGGCTGGCGGGATTGTAA
- a CDS encoding 3-dehydroquinate synthase has product MSRHDFQIPLVFKHRIVFTRDAFSPENPALGEVLAEGGGRRVLAVIEANVAAAWPSLAKNIQRYLDTTGLDVRGVDILPGGEAVKKDDALVHRVWELVDSGHIDRHSYLIVVGGGAFLDAVGYAAATAHRGVRLVRFPTTTLSQDDSGVGVKCAINHFGKKNWVGAFAVPFAVVNDFAFLHSQDEEIRRAGLIEAVKVSLVKDASFFDWIETNAEALAALEPSVLETCVERSALLHARHIAEGGDPFECGSSRPLDFGHWAAHKLEALSGYQLDHARAVSIGLSLDTLYSAKRGLLAPEAAERVLRVVEVLRLPLYHPAMDLRGPGGKRRVFDGLEEFREHLGGRLTVLLLTAPGKGIDIHEMDEALLDACMVELEERCAARH; this is encoded by the coding sequence ATGTCCCGTCACGATTTCCAAATCCCACTCGTTTTCAAGCACCGCATCGTCTTCACCCGCGATGCGTTCTCGCCGGAGAACCCGGCACTCGGGGAGGTGCTGGCGGAAGGCGGCGGCCGCCGCGTGCTCGCGGTGATCGAAGCCAACGTCGCCGCCGCGTGGCCGAGCCTCGCCAAGAACATCCAGCGCTACCTGGACACCACCGGCCTCGATGTCCGCGGCGTGGACATCCTCCCCGGCGGCGAGGCCGTGAAAAAGGACGACGCGCTCGTCCATCGCGTCTGGGAACTCGTCGACTCCGGCCACATCGACCGCCATTCCTACCTGATCGTGGTGGGCGGCGGCGCCTTCCTCGACGCCGTCGGCTATGCCGCGGCCACCGCCCACCGCGGCGTGCGCCTCGTGCGCTTCCCCACCACCACCCTGTCCCAGGATGACAGCGGCGTGGGCGTGAAGTGCGCCATCAACCATTTCGGCAAGAAGAACTGGGTCGGCGCCTTCGCCGTGCCCTTCGCCGTGGTCAACGACTTCGCCTTCCTCCATTCGCAGGACGAGGAAATCCGCCGCGCGGGATTGATCGAAGCGGTCAAGGTCTCGCTGGTGAAGGACGCCTCGTTCTTCGACTGGATCGAAACGAACGCCGAAGCCCTCGCCGCCCTCGAGCCCTCCGTGCTCGAGACCTGCGTCGAACGCTCCGCCCTGCTCCACGCCCGCCACATCGCGGAAGGCGGAGATCCCTTTGAATGCGGCAGCAGCCGCCCGCTCGATTTCGGCCACTGGGCCGCCCACAAGCTGGAGGCCCTCAGCGGCTACCAGCTCGACCACGCCCGCGCCGTCTCGATCGGCCTGTCGCTCGACACCCTCTACTCCGCGAAGCGCGGCCTGCTCGCGCCCGAAGCCGCCGAGCGCGTGCTGCGCGTGGTGGAAGTACTACGCCTCCCGTTGTATCATCCCGCGATGGACCTCCGCGGTCCTGGCGGCAAGCGCCGCGTCTTCGACGGCCTGGAGGAATTCCGCGAGCACCTCGGCGGCCGCCTGACCGTCCTGCTGCTCACCGCCCCGGGCAAGGGCATCGACATCCACGAGATGGACGAAGCCCTGCTCGACGCCTGCATGGTGGAGCTGGAGGAACGCTGCGCCGCCCGGCATTGA
- the ykgO gene encoding type B 50S ribosomal protein L36 → MKVLSSLASMKRRHADCQVVRRKGTLYVICKTNPKFKARQGATKGTRLSKKGVK, encoded by the coding sequence ATGAAAGTCCTCTCCTCGCTCGCCTCGATGAAGCGCCGCCACGCCGACTGCCAAGTCGTGCGCCGCAAGGGTACGCTCTACGTCATCTGCAAGACGAACCCGAAGTTCAAGGCTCGCCAAGGTGCGACCAAGGGCACCCGCCTCTCCAAGAAGGGCGTGAAGTAA
- a CDS encoding sugar phosphate isomerase/epimerase family protein: protein MHRRRFLQTSCLASVAMASSLRAEPVVPRIRIALKCGMAAFGKNLEEKFRILKEIGYDGVELDSPGGQDKAEALAASKATGLPIHGVVDSIHWTVRCSDPAEEVREKALQGLLTAIRESHTVGGSAVLLVPGVVDGKTSHDEAVERSIPVIQRALPLAAELGIRVLIENVWNKMFYDENGGDAQGAERLAAYLDRFDSPWVGSYFDIGNHRKFGKPEEWIRTLGKRIVKLDGKDWSREKGWVDLGEGDIDWPAVRAALAGIGYTGWATAEVKGGDRDRCAKVLEGMRRCLLGA from the coding sequence ATGCATCGTCGTCGTTTTCTCCAGACCAGTTGCCTGGCCTCCGTCGCCATGGCGAGTTCCCTGCGGGCTGAGCCCGTGGTGCCGCGCATCCGCATCGCCCTGAAATGCGGGATGGCCGCCTTCGGGAAGAATCTGGAGGAGAAGTTCCGGATCCTGAAGGAGATCGGCTACGATGGGGTGGAGCTGGATTCGCCCGGTGGGCAGGACAAGGCCGAGGCGCTGGCCGCTTCGAAGGCCACCGGCCTGCCGATCCACGGGGTGGTGGATTCGATTCACTGGACAGTCCGGTGTTCCGATCCCGCCGAGGAGGTTCGGGAGAAGGCGCTCCAGGGGCTGCTCACCGCGATCCGGGAGTCCCATACGGTCGGTGGTTCCGCCGTGCTGCTGGTGCCCGGCGTGGTGGATGGAAAGACGAGCCATGATGAGGCGGTGGAGCGCAGCATTCCGGTGATCCAGCGGGCGCTGCCCTTGGCGGCGGAGCTTGGGATCCGGGTGCTGATCGAGAACGTTTGGAACAAGATGTTCTATGACGAGAACGGCGGGGATGCCCAGGGCGCGGAGCGTCTCGCGGCCTACCTCGACCGTTTCGATTCGCCGTGGGTGGGTTCGTATTTCGACATCGGGAACCACCGGAAGTTCGGCAAGCCGGAGGAATGGATCCGCACGCTCGGCAAGCGGATCGTGAAGCTCGATGGCAAGGACTGGAGCCGTGAGAAGGGTTGGGTGGACCTCGGCGAGGGCGATATCGATTGGCCGGCGGTGCGCGCCGCGCTGGCGGGCATCGGCTACACCGGCTGGGCGACCGCCGAGGTGAAGGGCGGCGACCGCGACCGCTGCGCGAAGGTGCTGGAGGGCATGCGGCGTTGCTTGCTCGGCGCGTGA